A stretch of the Nicotiana tabacum cultivar K326 chromosome 6, ASM71507v2, whole genome shotgun sequence genome encodes the following:
- the LOC107792161 gene encoding uncharacterized protein LOC107792161: MAEDSELCDIICDGPHVPMKKLGETGPMVPKDRKEYTDIDRKAVENNYRAKKIFVCGIGPDEYNKISTCDFAKEIWEALPAHEGTTQVKQSKIDILTTEYELFRMKDDESIQDLHTRFTSIINEFHSLRDVISRNKLVRKILSVLPSSWKSKVNAITQAKDLQTLTMDELIGNLKTYEMKIKKDSEKREPKREKNLLSPIIQVGPENS; this comes from the exons ATGGCCGAAGATTCAGAACTATGTGACATCATCtgtgatggtccacatgttccTATGAAGAAGCTTGGAGAAACTGGACCAATGGTGCCGAAAGACAGAAAGGAGTACACCGATATTGACAGAAAAGCCGTAGAAAATAACTATCGCGCCAAGAAAATCTTTGTATGTGGTAtaggacctgatgagtacaacAAAATCTCAACTTGTGATtttgccaaagaaatatgggaagcatTGCCGGCACACGAAGGAACCACTCAGGTTAAACAGTCTAAGATTGACATTCTCACCACTGAGtatgagctcttcaggatgaaagATGATGAGTCTATACAGGATTTGCATACTAGATTCACATCTATCATAAATGAGTTTCATTCACTTAGAGATGTTATTTCCAGAAATAAACTTGTAAGGAAAATTCTCAGTGTTCTACCTAGTTCTTGGAAGAGTAAGGTAAATGCCATCACTCAAGCTAAAGATCTACAAACTCTAACCATGGATGAGCTGATTGGAAATCTGAAGACATACgagatgaaaataaagaaagacagTGAAAAGAGAGAGCCAAAGAGGGAAAAAAACCTG ctaagtcccattattcaggttGGTCCTGAAAATtcttaa